From Gigantopelta aegis isolate Gae_Host chromosome 11, Gae_host_genome, whole genome shotgun sequence, the proteins below share one genomic window:
- the LOC121385080 gene encoding uncharacterized protein LOC121385080: MRLIQSVRAFSRKARMRLIQSVQAFSRKARMRLIQSVRAFSRQARMRLIQYVRAFSRKARMRLIQSVRAFSRTARTEYSKEDFCADNMWTTYVVIKVYYISYCLSNKIYSNVVIQTTYVVIKVYYTSYCLSNKIYSNVVLQTTYVVIKVYYISYCLSNKIYSNVVLQTTYVVIKVYYISYCLSNKIYSNVVIQTTYVVIKVYYTSYCLSNKIYSNVVLQTTYVVIKVYYISYCLSNKIYSNVVLQTTYVVIKVYYISYCLSNKIYSNVVIQTTYCLSNKIYSNIVLQTTYVVIKVYYISYCLSNKIYSNVVIQTTYVVIKVYYISYCLSNKIYSNVVIQTTYVVIKVYYMSYCLSNKIYSNVVLQTTYVVIKVYYISYCLSNKIYSNVVLQTTYVVIKVYYISYCLSNKIYSNVVIQTTYVVIKVYYISYCLSNKIYSNVVLQTTYVVIKVYYISYCLSNKIYSNVVIQTTYVVIKVYYISYCLSNKIYSNVVIQTTYCLSNKIYSNIVLQTTYVVIKVYYISYCLSNKIYSNVVLQTTYVVIKVYYTSYCLSNKRYSNVVIQTTYVVIKVYYISYCLSNKRYSNVVIQTTYVVIKVYYISYCLSNKRYSNVVIQTTYVVIKVYYISYCLSNKIYSNVVIQTTYVVIKVYYISYCLSNKRYSNVVLQTTYVVIKVYYISYCLSNKIYSNVILQTTYVVIKVYYISYCLSNKIYSNVIIQTTYVVIKVYYISYCLSNKIYSNVVIQTTYVVIKVYYISYCLSNKIYSNVVIQTTYVVIKVYYISYCLSNKIYSNVVLQTTYVVIKVYYISYCLSNKIYSNVVIQTTYMVIKVYYISYCLSNKIYSNVVIQTTYVVIKVYYISYCLSNKIYSNVVLQTTYVVY; this comes from the exons ATGCGTCTCATCCAGTCTGTACGAGCCTTTAGTCGGAAAGCACGCATGCGTCTCATCCAGTCTGTACAAGCCTTTAGTCGGAAAGCACGCATGCGTCTCATCCAGTCTGTGCGAGCCTTTAGTCGGCAAGCACGCATGCGTCTCATCCAGTATGTACGAGCCTTTAGTCGGAAAGCACGCATGCGTCTCATCCAGTCTGTACGAGCCTTTAGCCGGACCGCTCGTACAGAGTATTCCAAAGAag ATTTCTGTGCGGACAACATGTGG ACAACGTATgtggttattaaagtttactacaTCAGCTACTGCCTTTCTAACAAGATATACTCTAACGTCGTCATACAGACAACGTATgtggttattaaagtttactacaCCAGCTACTGCCTTTCCAACAAGATATACTCTAACGTCGTCCTACAGACAACGTATgtggttattaaagtttactacaTCAGCTACTGCCTTTCTAACAAGATATACTCTAACGTCGTCCTACAGACAACGTATgtggttattaaagtttactacaTCAGCTACTGCCTTTCTAACAAGATATACTCTAACGTCGTCATACAGACAACGTATgtggttattaaagtttactacaCCAGCTACTGCCTTTCCAACAAGATATACTCTAACGTCGTCCTACAGACAACGTATgtggttattaaagtttactacaTCAGCTACTGCCTTTCTAACAAGATATACTCTAACGTCGTCCTACAGACAACGTATgtggttattaaagtttactacaTCAGCTACTGCCTTTCTAACAAGATATACTCTAACGTCGTCATACAGACAAC CTACTGCCTTTCTAACAAGATATACTCTAACATCGTCCTACAGACAACGTATgtggttattaaagtttactacaTCAGCTACTGCCTTTCTAACAAGATATACTCTAACGTCGTCATACAGACAACGTATgtggttattaaagtttactacaTCAGCTACTGCCTTTCTAACAAGATATACTCTAACGTCGTCATACAGACAACGTATgtggttattaaagtttactacaTGAGCTACTGCCTTTCTAACAAGATATACTCTAACGTCGTCCTACAGACAACGTATgtggttattaaagtttactacaTCAGCTACTGCCTTTCTAACAAGATATACTCTAACGTCGTCCTACAGACAACGTATgtggttattaaagtttactacaTCAGCTACTGCCTTTCTAACAAGATATACTCTAACGTCGTCATACAGACAACGTATgtggttattaaagtttactacaTCAGCTACTGCCTTTCTAACAAGATATACTCTAACGTCGTCCTACAGACAACGTATgtggttattaaagtttactacaTCAGCTACTGCCTTTCTAACAAGATATACTCTAACGTCGTCATACAGACAACGTATgtggttattaaagtttactacaTCAGCTACTGCCTTTCCAACAAGATATACTCTAACGTCGTCATACAGACAAC CTACTGCCTTTCTAACAAGATATACTCTAACATCGTCCTACAGACAACGTATgtggttattaaagtttactacaTCAGCTACTGCCTTTCTAACAAGATATACTCTAACGTCGTCCTACAGACAACGTATgtggttattaaagtttactacaCCAGCTACTGCCTTTCTAACAAGAGATACTCTAACGTCGTCATACAGACAACGTATgtggttattaaagtttactatATCAGCTACTGCCTTTCTAACAAGAGATACTCTAACGTCGTCATACAGACAACGTATgtggttattaaagtttactatATCAGCTACTGCCTTTCTAACAAGAGATACTCTAACGTCGTCATACAGACAACGTATgtggttattaaagtttactatATCAGCTACTGCCTTTCTAACAAGATATACTCTAACGTCGTCATACAGACAACGTATgtggttattaaagtttactatATCAGCTACTGCCTTTCTAACAAGAGATACTCTAACGTCGTCCTACAGACAACGTATgtggttattaaagtttactacaTCAGCTACTGCCTTTCTAACAAGATATACTCTAACGTCATCCTACAGACAACGTATgtggttattaaagtttactacaTCAGCTACTGCCTTTCTAACAAGATATACTCTAACGTCATCATACAGACAACGTATgtggttattaaagtttactacaTCAGCTACTGCCTTTCTAACAAGATATACTCTAACGTCGTCATACAGACAACGTATgtggttattaaagtttactacaTCAGCTACTGCCTTTCTAACAAGATATACTCTAACGTCGTCATACAGACAACGTATgtggttattaaagtttactacaTCAGCTACTGCCTTTCTAACAAGATATACTCTAACGTCGTCCTACAGACAACGTATgtggttattaaagtttactacaTCAGCTACTGCCTTTCTAACAAGATATACTCTAACGTCGTCATACAGACAACGTATAtggttattaaagtttactacaTCAGCTACTGCCTTTCCAACAAGATATACTCTAACGTCGTCATACAGACAACGTATgtggttattaaagtttactacaTCAGCTACTGCCTTTCTAACAAGATATACTCTAACGTCGTCCTACAGACAACGTATGTGGTTTATTAA
- the LOC121385405 gene encoding uncharacterized protein LOC121385405: MILKLSSFVRKASLAYLTFVSVWCLICCTNPVLGAGANLEGGQPNGFKRAAFSAWAGKRNSEKIAPYFSESDKRAAFSSWAGKRDSWQGSPTDDDGDDVVGEIYGAVEPNVNDANGVTPHDKRDPFSSWAGKRAAFSSWAGKRGSALHNQLELINHLLEQIVARVMRKRMFNAWAGKRDQDGDSGASHELTRRKFSAWHGK, encoded by the coding sequence atgattttaaagttATCGTCTTTTGTACGAAAAGCCTCTTTGGCGTACTTGACTTTCGTGTCAGTTTGGTGTCTAATATGTTGCACGAATCCCGTTTTAGGAGCAGGGGCCAATTTGGAAGGTGGACAACCGAACGGTTTCAAAAGAGCAGCGTTCAGTGCATGGGCGGGGAAAAGGAACTCCGAAAAAATTGCGCCCTACTTTTCCGAAAGCGACAAAAGGGCGGCTTTTTCTTCTTGGGCCGGCAAGAGAGATTCGTGGCAAGGCAGCCCGacagatgatgatggtgatgacgtCGTTGGTGAGATTTACGGTGCCGTGGAGCCAAACGTGAATGACGCAAACGGCGTGACGCCACACGACAAAAGAGATCCGTTTTCGTCCTGGGCAGGAAAGAGGGCGGCTTTCTCGTCGTGGGCCGGGAAACGTGGCTCCGCACTCCACAATCAGCTCGAGCTCATAAACCACCTCTTGGAGCAGATTGTGGCGCGTGTGATGCGGAAGCGGATGTTCAACGCCTGGGCGGGGAAGAGAGATCAAGATGGCGATTCAGGTGCAAGTCACGAGCTCACGAGGAGAAAATTTTCGGCATGGCACGGAAAATAA